Proteins encoded together in one Dasypus novemcinctus isolate mDasNov1 chromosome 9, mDasNov1.1.hap2, whole genome shotgun sequence window:
- the MECR gene encoding enoyl-[acyl-carrier-protein] reductase, mitochondrial isoform X4 — MRTTEILPRLKSLELAAVGGPDVHVKMLAAPINPSDINMIQGNYGLLPKLPAVGGNEGVGQVVAVGSSVTGVKPGDWVIPANAGLGTWRTEAVFSKEALIAIPSDIPLQSAATLGVNPCTAYRMLMDFEQLRPGDSVIQNASNSGVGQAVIQIAAALSLRTINVVRDRPDMQKLRDRLKNLGAECVITEEELRKPEMKSFWKDMPQPRLALNCVSGKSSTELLRHLAPGGTMVTYGGMAKQPVIASVSQLIFKDLRLRGFWLSQWKKDHGPDQFKELILTLCDLIRQGQLTAPACSEVPLQDYQHALEASVKPFASSKQILTM; from the exons ACTGAAGAGCCTGGAGCTGGCTGCTGTGGGCGGACCAGACGTCCATGTGAAGATGCTGGCGGCCCCTATCAATCCATCTGACATAAATATGATCCAAG GAAATTACGGCCTTCTTCCCAAGCTGCCTGCTGTTGGAGGGAATGAAGGTGTTGGAcaggtggtggcagtgggcagcAGTGTGACTGGGGTGAAGCCAGGAGACTGGGTGATTCCAGCAAATGCCGGCTTGG GAACCTGGCGGACCGAGGCTGTGTTCAGCAAGGAAGCACTGATTGCAATTCCCAGTGACATCCCTCTTCAGAGCGCTGCCACCCTGGGTGTCAATCCCTGCACAGCCTACAGGATGTTGATGGACTTTGAGCAGCTGCGGCCAG GAGACTCTGTCATCCAGAATGCATCCAACAGCGGAGTGGGGCAAGCCGTCATCCAGATCGCcgcagccctgagcctcaggaccATCAATGTGGTCCGAGACAG acCTGATATGCAAAAGCTGCGTGACAGACTGAAGAATCTGGGGGCTGAGTGTGTCATCACAGAGGAGGAACTCCGAAAGCCTGAGATGAAAAGCTTCTGGAAG GACATGCCCCAGCCACGGCTTGCTCTCAATTGTGTCAGCGGGAAGAGCTCCACAGAACTGCTGCGGCACTTAGC GCCTGGAGGAACCATGGTGACCTACGGGGGGATGGCCAAGCAGCCCGTCATAGCCTCTGTG AGCCAGCTTATTTTTAAGGATCTCAGACTTCGAGGCTTTTGGTTGTCCCAGTGGAAGAAGGACCACGGTCCAG ACCAGTTCAAGGAGCTGATCCTCACGCTGTGCGATCTCATCCGCCAAGGCCAACTCACGGCCCCTGCCTGCTCTGAGGTCCCACTACAGGACTACCAGCATGCCTTGGAAGCCTCAGTGAAGCCCTTCGCGTCTTCAAAACAGATTCTCACCATGTGA